In Streptomyces sp. NBC_01551, one DNA window encodes the following:
- a CDS encoding DUF397 domain-containing protein has protein sequence MAIRQGATENWTKSSYSANGACVEVKSPVTEAIAVRDSKATDGPSLTFAPGSWTSFVADVTEGRLGRLA, from the coding sequence ATGGCTATTCGTCAGGGCGCCACGGAAAACTGGACCAAGTCCTCCTACTCCGCGAACGGCGCCTGCGTCGAGGTCAAGTCCCCCGTCACGGAAGCGATCGCGGTGCGCGACTCGAAGGCGACGGACGGTCCGTCCCTCACCTTCGCGCCGGGATCCTGGACCTCGTTCGTCGCCGACGTCACCGAGGGCCGGCTGGGACGTCTCGCCTGA
- a CDS encoding FG-GAP-like repeat-containing protein, giving the protein MRTALLRGLATGLGLAIGGLGLAATTAAPAQAAPAKYENCPTGYFCAWTNDAATGPMLKVNTDQPTLGAFDNKMWATSNRTDKIACLYSEPNYGFGSYWADRPNGPGGGSSGPAESDKSSIKFVLTDRECGLNAYPRWYAETSPVKTGFGDLDNDRRSDVLVRDEAGRLWFLPGDGTGKKVGSGGWNGMSALTRHGDFTGDGKEDVVAREASTGKLWLYPGEGNGWLGDRKLIGSGGWNGMSLITAFGDHTGDGRSDVVARETSTGKLWLYPGTASGLADRVLIGRSGWGVMNALVGAGDMNGDGRPDLVARETSTGKLWLYPGTASGLADRVLIGRSGWNVMETFLAVGDYSGDGLVDLATVTNDKYTADGWSVSGHPGWLLSYTGRGNGLVNDRVQVDGDWYRLNGSF; this is encoded by the coding sequence ATGCGCACTGCACTTCTGCGCGGGCTGGCCACAGGGCTCGGCCTCGCGATCGGCGGCCTGGGTCTGGCCGCCACCACGGCGGCGCCCGCCCAGGCCGCCCCGGCCAAGTACGAGAACTGCCCGACCGGCTACTTCTGCGCCTGGACGAACGACGCCGCGACCGGGCCGATGCTCAAGGTCAACACGGACCAGCCGACCCTCGGCGCGTTCGACAACAAGATGTGGGCCACGAGCAACCGCACCGACAAGATCGCCTGCCTGTACTCGGAGCCCAACTACGGGTTCGGCTCCTACTGGGCGGACCGGCCGAACGGGCCCGGCGGCGGCTCGTCCGGCCCGGCCGAGTCCGACAAGAGCTCGATCAAGTTCGTGCTCACCGACCGCGAGTGCGGCCTCAACGCCTACCCGCGCTGGTACGCCGAGACCTCGCCGGTCAAGACCGGCTTCGGCGACCTCGACAACGACCGGCGCTCCGACGTCCTCGTCCGCGACGAGGCCGGCCGGCTGTGGTTCCTGCCCGGCGACGGCACGGGCAAGAAGGTCGGCAGCGGCGGCTGGAACGGCATGAGCGCCCTGACCCGGCACGGCGACTTCACCGGCGACGGCAAGGAGGACGTCGTCGCGCGCGAGGCGTCCACCGGCAAGCTGTGGCTGTACCCGGGCGAGGGCAACGGCTGGCTCGGCGACCGCAAGCTCATCGGCAGCGGCGGCTGGAACGGCATGTCGCTGATCACCGCGTTCGGCGACCACACGGGCGACGGCCGCAGCGACGTGGTCGCGCGCGAGACCTCCACCGGCAAGCTCTGGCTCTACCCGGGCACCGCCTCGGGCCTGGCCGACCGGGTCCTGATCGGGCGCAGCGGCTGGGGCGTCATGAACGCGCTCGTCGGCGCGGGCGACATGAACGGCGACGGACGTCCCGACCTGGTCGCGCGCGAGACCTCGACCGGGAAGCTCTGGCTCTACCCGGGCACCGCCTCGGGCCTGGCCGACCGGGTGCTGATCGGCCGCAGCGGCTGGAACGTCATGGAGACGTTCCTGGCGGTCGGCGACTACTCGGGCGACGGTCTGGTCGACCTCGCGACGGTCACCAACGACAAGTACACGGCCGACGGCTGGTCGGTGTCGGGCCACCCGGGCTGGCTCCTGTCCTACACGGGCCGGGGC
- a CDS encoding helix-turn-helix transcriptional regulator → MASNVNPTVRRRRLGMELRKLREDKGMTAEQVAERLLVSQSKISRLENGRRSISQRDVRDLCDVYEVEDRRLVDSLMQMAKDSRQQGWWHAFGDIPYSVYIGLETDAASLRTYEPLVIPGLLQTPEYAQALVRGAWPETAPADVDKRVQVRMHRQKRLSETDNNNPELGPLRLWAVIDEAALRRYVGDAQLMTRQLEYLIEQSEKPHVTVQVMPFTMGAHPGVNGQYAILEFPDASDSTVVYIEGVTSDLYLEKANDVQKYSVMYEHLRAQALNVDQTRQFISGIIDHYAGKEQ, encoded by the coding sequence GTGGCGTCCAATGTCAATCCCACCGTCCGACGCCGCCGACTGGGCATGGAGTTGCGCAAGCTCCGCGAAGACAAGGGCATGACGGCCGAGCAGGTCGCCGAGCGCCTCCTCGTCTCCCAGTCGAAGATCAGCCGACTCGAGAACGGCCGCCGTTCCATCAGCCAGCGCGATGTCCGCGACCTGTGCGACGTGTACGAGGTGGAGGACCGCAGGCTCGTCGACTCCCTCATGCAGATGGCCAAGGACTCCCGTCAGCAGGGCTGGTGGCACGCCTTCGGCGACATCCCGTACAGCGTGTACATCGGCCTGGAGACGGACGCCGCCAGCCTGCGCACGTACGAGCCCCTGGTGATCCCCGGTCTGCTCCAGACCCCGGAGTACGCCCAGGCCCTGGTCCGCGGCGCGTGGCCGGAGACCGCCCCCGCCGACGTGGACAAGCGCGTCCAGGTCCGCATGCACCGCCAGAAGCGGCTCTCGGAGACCGACAACAACAACCCGGAGCTCGGGCCGCTGCGCCTTTGGGCGGTCATCGACGAGGCGGCGCTGCGCCGGTACGTGGGTGACGCCCAGTTGATGACCCGGCAGCTGGAGTACTTGATAGAGCAGTCGGAGAAGCCGCACGTCACGGTCCAGGTGATGCCCTTCACGATGGGTGCGCACCCCGGCGTGAACGGCCAGTACGCGATTTTGGAATTCCCGGACGCCTCGGACTCGACCGTCGTCTACATCGAGGGCGTGACGAGCGATCTGTACCTGGAGAAGGCCAACGACGTTCAGAAATACAGCGTGATGTACGAGCATCTGCGCGCCCAGGCCCTCAATGTCGATCAGACCCGGCAGTTCATCTCGGGAATCATCGACCACTATGCGGGCAAGGAGCAGTAA